From Terriglobales bacterium, one genomic window encodes:
- a CDS encoding peptidyl-prolyl cis-trans isomerase, translated as MIRFLQTPGRAKKIVIGSLLTLICAAMVITLIPGGFLGDSFGFNRGGLDPNVLAKVGDQQVTVLETQREARNMGQQQFGGRNMPEQLMPYLIQRAADRLIMQKAVLSEAGRMGLSVSDAELQDELQHGRYSQTFFPNGKFIGQQAYEGMLQEANLTPTQFENGVKDELLMRKLEALITGPVAVSNSDIERQFNKENTKVKFEYAVLSTDQIKKGIQPTEAELKAYHDRNKQMYANSIPEKRKVRYILIDSSKVASQVQVSPSDIQRYYSDHQDDYRSPEQVNVRHILIKTPTPAPDGKIDEKAVNAAKQKAEDIAKQLKAGADFAALAKKYSEDTVSAKNGGSLGWIGKGRTVPEFEHAAFGLAKGGTSEVVRSSYGFHIIRVDDKQDARLKPLSEVKAQIEPVLAQQKASQAAQNLADRVQNQARTAGLDKAAAQNGEQVITTGFIGRTDSLPGLGNAPEFMNAVFEASDKNPPEEANLRTGYVIFQVAQVQPPRTPSFEEIRSKVETDFVSERAATLLSQQVQGLSDRARTLHDLKKAAKELGATVKTSELVSPTSQVPDIGSMQSGQANLAFSMKPGDVSGPIQNGNTGVVLRILEKQEPSAAEFARAKDQTRDKVADEKRGELFELFVTNLRQDMEKHGKIRVNEQVMKQLSTPRGELGG; from the coding sequence ATGATCCGATTTTTGCAAACCCCTGGCCGCGCCAAGAAAATTGTGATTGGCAGCCTTTTGACCCTTATCTGCGCCGCAATGGTAATCACCCTCATCCCCGGTGGATTTTTGGGTGATTCCTTCGGCTTTAACAGGGGCGGGCTTGATCCCAACGTACTTGCCAAAGTCGGCGATCAGCAGGTCACCGTCCTGGAGACTCAGCGCGAGGCCCGGAACATGGGGCAACAGCAGTTTGGCGGCCGCAACATGCCTGAGCAACTGATGCCATATCTGATCCAGCGCGCCGCTGATCGGCTCATCATGCAAAAGGCCGTGTTGAGCGAGGCTGGACGGATGGGCCTCTCCGTAAGTGATGCCGAGCTTCAAGACGAACTGCAACACGGCCGCTACAGTCAGACTTTTTTCCCGAACGGCAAGTTCATCGGGCAGCAGGCTTATGAGGGGATGCTCCAGGAAGCCAATCTGACTCCCACCCAGTTCGAGAATGGGGTAAAAGACGAATTGCTGATGCGCAAGCTCGAAGCCTTGATCACCGGCCCGGTGGCGGTTTCGAACTCCGATATTGAGCGGCAGTTTAATAAAGAGAACACGAAGGTCAAGTTTGAATATGCCGTCCTTAGCACCGACCAGATCAAGAAAGGCATTCAGCCTACGGAAGCCGAGCTCAAGGCCTATCACGACCGCAACAAGCAGATGTACGCCAACTCCATCCCGGAGAAGCGGAAAGTTCGCTACATCCTGATTGACAGCTCCAAAGTAGCGAGCCAGGTACAGGTCAGTCCCTCCGATATTCAGCGGTACTACAGCGATCATCAGGACGACTACCGCAGCCCCGAACAAGTGAACGTCCGCCATATCCTGATAAAAACTCCAACCCCGGCGCCTGACGGCAAGATAGACGAGAAGGCGGTTAACGCTGCCAAACAAAAAGCCGAAGACATTGCCAAGCAGTTGAAAGCGGGCGCTGATTTCGCGGCTTTAGCCAAGAAGTACTCTGAAGACACGGTGAGCGCCAAGAACGGCGGCTCTCTCGGCTGGATCGGCAAGGGGCGTACGGTTCCCGAGTTCGAGCATGCTGCCTTTGGTCTTGCCAAGGGCGGCACCAGCGAAGTGGTCCGCAGCAGCTACGGCTTTCACATCATCCGCGTGGACGATAAACAGGATGCTCGCCTTAAGCCGCTCAGTGAGGTGAAGGCGCAGATTGAGCCCGTACTGGCGCAGCAAAAAGCTTCACAGGCTGCACAGAACCTGGCCGATAGAGTGCAGAACCAGGCCCGCACCGCCGGTTTGGACAAGGCCGCAGCCCAGAACGGCGAGCAAGTGATCACCACCGGATTCATCGGCCGCACGGACTCGCTTCCCGGGTTGGGGAACGCTCCCGAATTCATGAATGCTGTCTTTGAAGCCAGCGACAAGAACCCTCCTGAAGAAGCGAACCTCAGGACGGGATACGTGATCTTCCAGGTGGCGCAAGTGCAGCCGCCGCGTACGCCGAGCTTTGAGGAAATTCGCAGCAAGGTCGAAACCGATTTCGTCAGCGAACGCGCTGCCACCCTGCTGAGCCAGCAGGTCCAGGGACTCTCCGATCGTGCCCGCACCCTGCATGACTTAAAGAAAGCCGCGAAGGAACTTGGGGCAACGGTCAAAACCAGCGAGCTGGTTTCGCCCACCAGTCAGGTGCCTGACATTGGTTCAATGCAATCGGGGCAAGCCAATCTGGCCTTTAGCATGAAACCTGGTGACGTCAGCGGGCCAATTCAAAATGGAAACACTGGCGTCGTGCTGCGGATACTTGAAAAGCAGGAACCCTCTGCCGCCGAATTTGCCAGAGCCAAAGACCAGACGCGCGACAAAGTGGCCGACGAAAAGCGCGGCGAACTGTTTGAGCTATTTGTAACCAACTTGCGCCAGGACATGGAAAAGCACGGCAAGATTCGTGTCAACGAGCAAGTCATGAAACAGCTCTCTACCCCGCGCGGCGAACTGGGAGGCTAG
- a CDS encoding glycosyl hydrolase family 2 has translation MTQFLASFVLVISICSGRLLSFASTGDRSKDGKLPLAQGWMIQSSAKTKESGEVLSTTRYRPKGWYPAAVPTTIIAALVKNNVYPDPYFGKNLRSIPGTTYPIGKNFSNLPMPANSPFAVPWWYRTEFQAPAEFNGKQIWLNFQGINYRANIFLNGQQIATDQNVAGAWRIYEFNVTNAIHTGEGNVLAVEVFPPGPNDLAVTFVDWNPLPADKDMGLWRGVSLSSSGPVTVRHAHVVTKVDPPTLENAHLTVTADVRNAGDQPVKAEVKGKIENLEFSQPVELGPGESKEVEFTPEKFSQLNASHPRLWWPAQMGEQNLYDLHIETDVDGKASDQQDVSFGIREVTSELNAEGYLQFRINGKPILIRGGGWSPDMMLRENPRWLEDHFRYTRDMGLNTIRLEGKLETDQFFDLADRYGILLMAGWCCCDAWEKWTKWPEANFKISADSLRDQIQRLQNHPSFFVWLNGSDNPPPPDVEQNYIGVLKQCRWPNPYVSSATEKPTPITGKSGVKMTGPYEYVAPGYWLEDKTHGGAYGFNTETSPGPAIPVVESLERFIPKERLWPINDYWNYHAGGGAFKDVSVFTNSLNRRYGKATDLQDYNQKSQLMAYEGIRAMFEAFSREKYRSTGVIQWMLNNAWPSVIWHLYDYYMQPAGGYFGAKKACEPLHAQYSYDDHSVALVSSQYTDAKGLKVTAKVLNLDLTEKFSKEVTVHAAADSSTKLFDIPVVEGLSPTYFLRLSVADPDGKVLSTNLYWLSTKPETLDWKKSTWYYTPTASFADFTALKNLAPVKLKVSSHRRVDGKRGESSISVENPSKALAFFIRVKVAKGVGGREVLPILYQDNYFSLLPGERRDISASYRMADLGAKKPVVEVSGWNVKQ, from the coding sequence GTGACTCAATTCTTAGCCAGCTTTGTTCTGGTGATTTCGATTTGTTCTGGTCGCCTTCTCTCGTTTGCATCAACTGGCGACCGCAGCAAGGATGGCAAACTGCCCCTGGCACAGGGCTGGATGATTCAGTCTTCCGCGAAGACCAAAGAAAGCGGGGAGGTCCTCTCAACCACCAGGTATCGGCCGAAAGGGTGGTATCCGGCGGCGGTGCCGACCACCATCATCGCAGCGCTGGTGAAGAACAACGTCTATCCTGACCCGTATTTCGGAAAGAACCTGCGATCCATACCTGGAACGACCTATCCCATCGGCAAGAATTTTTCCAACCTGCCGATGCCGGCGAATAGTCCCTTTGCGGTCCCGTGGTGGTACCGAACCGAATTCCAGGCACCTGCGGAGTTTAACGGAAAACAGATCTGGTTGAATTTTCAGGGAATTAACTATCGCGCCAACATCTTTCTGAATGGCCAGCAGATCGCGACCGACCAAAACGTAGCCGGGGCGTGGCGGATTTATGAGTTCAACGTTACAAACGCCATTCATACCGGCGAAGGGAACGTGCTGGCCGTAGAGGTGTTTCCTCCGGGCCCAAATGATCTGGCAGTGACATTCGTTGACTGGAATCCGCTGCCCGCGGACAAAGATATGGGTTTGTGGCGTGGCGTTTCCCTCAGCAGTAGTGGGCCGGTCACCGTCCGCCATGCCCACGTGGTGACCAAAGTGGATCCGCCTACGCTCGAGAATGCACACCTGACCGTGACCGCTGACGTGCGCAATGCCGGAGATCAACCGGTGAAAGCAGAGGTAAAAGGCAAAATCGAAAACCTGGAGTTTTCGCAACCTGTCGAATTGGGACCGGGCGAATCGAAAGAGGTGGAATTCACGCCGGAAAAGTTTTCCCAGCTTAACGCTTCACATCCCCGATTATGGTGGCCGGCGCAGATGGGAGAGCAGAATCTTTACGATCTGCACATCGAAACTGATGTGGATGGAAAGGCCTCCGATCAACAGGACGTGAGCTTTGGGATTCGTGAAGTAACTTCGGAGCTCAACGCGGAGGGCTACCTTCAGTTTCGCATCAATGGCAAGCCGATCCTGATTCGCGGCGGAGGTTGGTCGCCGGACATGATGTTGCGCGAGAACCCACGCTGGTTGGAGGACCATTTTCGCTATACCCGCGACATGGGGCTGAACACCATCCGGCTGGAAGGAAAATTGGAAACTGATCAATTTTTCGATCTGGCGGACCGGTATGGAATCCTGCTCATGGCCGGCTGGTGCTGCTGCGACGCATGGGAAAAATGGACCAAGTGGCCGGAAGCGAATTTCAAAATTTCAGCCGACTCGCTGCGCGACCAGATACAACGGCTACAAAATCATCCCAGCTTTTTCGTGTGGCTGAACGGCAGCGACAATCCGCCGCCGCCGGACGTTGAGCAAAATTACATCGGTGTGCTGAAGCAGTGCCGATGGCCGAACCCGTATGTGTCTTCGGCCACGGAAAAGCCGACACCGATTACCGGCAAGAGTGGCGTCAAGATGACGGGGCCATATGAGTATGTGGCGCCAGGGTATTGGCTGGAAGACAAGACCCATGGCGGCGCTTACGGGTTTAACACCGAGACCAGCCCCGGACCTGCCATTCCGGTCGTGGAGAGTTTGGAAAGGTTCATCCCTAAAGAGCGGCTTTGGCCGATCAACGACTACTGGAACTATCACGCAGGCGGGGGAGCGTTTAAGGACGTGAGCGTGTTCACGAATTCACTCAACAGACGCTATGGCAAAGCCACTGACCTGCAGGACTACAACCAGAAATCGCAGCTCATGGCCTATGAGGGTATCCGCGCCATGTTTGAGGCCTTCAGCCGTGAGAAATACCGCTCCACAGGCGTTATCCAATGGATGTTAAACAACGCCTGGCCGTCGGTCATCTGGCATCTCTACGATTACTACATGCAGCCCGCGGGCGGGTACTTTGGCGCCAAGAAAGCGTGCGAACCCTTGCACGCGCAATACTCATACGACGATCATTCCGTGGCGTTGGTCAGTAGCCAGTACACGGATGCCAAGGGGCTGAAGGTCACCGCGAAGGTGCTGAACCTTGATCTTACGGAAAAATTCTCGAAAGAAGTAACAGTTCATGCGGCAGCGGACAGCAGCACGAAATTGTTCGATATCCCCGTAGTAGAGGGTCTAAGCCCGACCTACTTCTTGCGCCTAAGCGTCGCAGATCCCGATGGCAAAGTGCTGAGCACGAATTTGTACTGGCTCTCAACCAAGCCCGAGACCCTGGACTGGAAGAAATCCACCTGGTATTACACCCCTACCGCATCGTTCGCCGATTTCACGGCGCTGAAAAATCTTGCGCCCGTGAAACTCAAGGTCAGCAGCCATCGCAGAGTGGATGGAAAGAGAGGGGAGAGCTCTATTTCGGTTGAGAACCCCAGCAAGGCATTGGCATTTTTCATTCGGGTGAAGGTGGCAAAAGGCGTAGGCGGACGTGAAGTGCTGCCGATCCTATACCAGGACAATTACTTCTCACTATTGCCGGGCGAGAGACGGGACATCAGCGCCAGCTATCGCATGGCCGATTTGGGAGCAAAGAAGCCGGTGGTTGAAGTGAGCGGCTGGAATGTAAAGCAATGA
- the malQ gene encoding 4-alpha-glucanotransferase: MSFPRSTGILLHPTSLPSRGGIGDFGPAAYEFIDFLAAARQGLWQILPLGPVGYGNSPYSSTSAFAGSPLLISLERLAEHGWIDRARLGALPDNAGDVNYDEVSAAKLPLLNEAAQNFLAHASAAQRARFNDFCGQNSWWLEGFALFDALRQRYKKAWNEWPRDLVHRQPEALDRARSELANELQINRALQFAFFEQWSGLRQYCAARSIRIVGDIAIFINYDSADVWSHPDIFRLNSNLEPEVVSGVPPDAFSETGQRWGNPLYRWDVLQSRGYDWWVQRIRWAMQTCDLVRIDHFRGFAQSWEIPASEPTAVHGRWVEGPRDDLFNRLREALGGLPLIAEDLGLITEDVHALRQRLQIPGMRVMQFGFGNPGAHIYLPHRFDWNTVVYTGTHDNETMVGWWKSGASEGERRAVEAYFGPVEKEGVHWAFVRAAQGSIADLCVVPLQDVLGLGNEARMNTPSQSQGNWTWRHKAGVLTGELQAKLASLAEVTDRLPQPVVRAQTREDFAA; the protein is encoded by the coding sequence ATGTCCTTTCCGCGCTCCACCGGCATTTTGCTGCATCCGACCTCGCTGCCCTCCCGTGGAGGCATCGGCGACTTTGGTCCGGCAGCGTACGAATTCATTGATTTTCTCGCCGCCGCTCGCCAGGGGCTGTGGCAGATACTGCCGCTCGGCCCGGTGGGTTACGGGAATTCGCCATATTCTTCCACTTCAGCTTTTGCCGGCAGCCCGCTGCTCATCAGTCTGGAGCGTCTGGCAGAGCACGGATGGATAGATCGTGCCCGCCTCGGCGCTCTGCCCGACAACGCCGGCGATGTGAACTACGATGAGGTGAGCGCGGCGAAATTGCCTCTGCTGAACGAAGCCGCTCAGAATTTTCTCGCTCATGCCAGCGCCGCGCAGCGTGCGCGCTTCAACGACTTCTGCGGCCAAAATTCATGGTGGCTGGAAGGATTTGCCCTGTTTGACGCGTTACGGCAGCGGTACAAAAAAGCCTGGAATGAATGGCCTCGCGACCTGGTTCATCGTCAGCCCGAGGCTTTGGATCGTGCCCGGAGCGAGCTGGCAAATGAGTTGCAGATCAACCGCGCCTTACAATTTGCGTTTTTCGAGCAGTGGAGCGGCTTGCGACAATACTGCGCCGCGCGTTCCATTCGCATCGTCGGCGATATCGCCATCTTCATCAATTACGATAGCGCCGATGTCTGGTCGCATCCCGACATCTTTCGCCTCAACAGCAACCTGGAACCGGAAGTTGTCTCCGGTGTGCCGCCAGATGCGTTTAGCGAAACCGGCCAGCGGTGGGGAAACCCGCTCTATCGCTGGGATGTTCTGCAATCCCGCGGCTACGACTGGTGGGTACAGAGAATACGCTGGGCCATGCAGACATGCGACCTGGTCCGCATTGATCATTTTCGCGGCTTCGCGCAATCCTGGGAAATTCCTGCCAGTGAGCCGACGGCGGTGCACGGGCGCTGGGTGGAGGGTCCTCGCGACGATCTCTTCAATCGCCTGCGCGAGGCGCTCGGTGGTTTGCCTCTCATCGCCGAAGACCTGGGCTTAATCACAGAAGACGTGCATGCCCTGCGGCAGCGGCTGCAAATTCCTGGGATGCGGGTCATGCAGTTTGGCTTCGGCAATCCCGGCGCGCATATTTATCTTCCGCACCGCTTTGACTGGAACACGGTCGTTTATACCGGCACCCACGACAACGAAACCATGGTGGGCTGGTGGAAATCGGGCGCCTCCGAAGGCGAACGCCGAGCCGTCGAGGCGTACTTCGGGCCGGTTGAGAAGGAAGGCGTGCACTGGGCCTTCGTTCGCGCTGCCCAAGGTTCCATTGCCGATCTCTGCGTGGTCCCGCTGCAGGATGTGCTTGGGCTCGGCAACGAAGCTCGCATGAATACTCCGAGCCAGAGCCAGGGCAACTGGACGTGGCGTCATAAGGCCGGCGTGCTTACCGGCGAACTCCAAGCGAAACTGGCTTCCCTCGCCGAAGTCACTGATCGGCTACCTCAGCCTGTAGTTCGAGCGCAAACTCGTGAGGACTTCGCCGCTTAG
- a CDS encoding FG-GAP-like repeat-containing protein yields MKSPRRVAFLLVLMVLFALAALTLVGQTKRASPKIPKQSASTSPATSRAAQADSLNNLGVGYMNQQQFEKALGYFRRAYALQPRLTIARLNQAIALLNLQRMEQATAILLDIVKHDPQNVRAWYNLGLLYKSEGQAEPAADAFEHVTKLDRTDADSFYFLGSVRMQLKQYPQAIAAFQQALKLNTYHASAEFGLARAYQQSGDLAHAREHLARFQQITKIKLGTPMSVAYGEQGPLSLAATSSATPEPVPPAIPVRLVDVSAHAGLGSSSAGQEKPSLDRASTFLPPGACVFDFDGDGHPDLFIADGGPQGGMALYRNLGDGRFADVTKAAGLDPNAHAIACAAGDYDNDGFTDLAIGFNGRVALYHNEKDGKFRDVTQSSEVRVNGLPLGMTFIDYDHDGDLDLYITRGVDVANKSGKKRGQEGEQSNILLRNNGNQTFTDVTGETGLQGPGFSLGAVSTDLNNDRAIDLVVTSPEKPPTIFLNPREGKFSTLGSWSGAMPPPAAGVAVLDYNKDGWMDLAFTHWSAPGLSLWRNAEGKSFEPVQLPKLNWARGWGLAALDFDNDGWIDLAAVGETDDGRGEVRLFRNLGPNGFKDVTAEVGLDKIQLHDPRALVTWDYDGDGATDLLITQNHGPVVLLRNQGGSRNNWLRIALKGLNDNKSAIGAKVEVFAGAVHQKWEVQGSSGYLGQNSPEITAGLNGQSTVDVLRLLWPTGVVQDEIQLAARKQANILEIDRRGSSCPTLFAWDGKHFDFISDMLGAGVVGHWVGPGERNIPRPTEYVKIDGDHIRLRDGKLSFRFMEPMEEVVYLDHTRLLAVDHPADTEVYPNEYFASNPPYPEFKVISSRNARPPVAARDDAGSDVLAQLLYRDRKYVTGFELLPFAGFTKMHTLELDLGEPYASGPLRLLLHGYVDYFTATSMYAANQAGVHAVAPYIEALRSNGKWTRVVDDMGFPAGLPRTITTDLSKKLPAGTRRICIRTNLQIYWDQVLIDRTDDTQLSVRLTPVPLADAQLRFHGYPRQVARSLPGDINFLYDQVSATGPYAREQGNYTRYGDVVPLVSKSDDRFVVFGSGEEVALDFDPRSLPPLSPGWKRDYFFMADGYEKDMDFYAAEANTVAPLPFHDMGVYPYSAGKGLPLDDMRLRDLLEYNTRYISGSEPRSYRFQF; encoded by the coding sequence TTGAAATCCCCGCGACGCGTTGCTTTTCTTCTGGTGCTGATGGTTCTTTTTGCGCTAGCCGCACTGACCCTTGTCGGCCAAACTAAACGTGCCTCCCCAAAAATACCCAAACAATCCGCGTCAACCTCCCCCGCCACATCGCGAGCCGCTCAAGCCGATAGCCTGAATAATCTCGGCGTCGGATATATGAACCAGCAGCAGTTCGAAAAGGCGCTCGGATATTTTCGGCGGGCGTATGCGCTGCAGCCTCGATTAACCATCGCACGCCTCAATCAAGCAATCGCTCTGTTGAATTTGCAACGCATGGAACAAGCCACCGCCATCCTGCTGGACATCGTGAAACACGATCCGCAAAACGTCCGCGCCTGGTACAACCTGGGCCTGCTCTACAAGAGTGAAGGCCAGGCAGAGCCCGCGGCAGATGCCTTTGAGCACGTCACGAAACTCGATCGTACCGACGCCGACTCCTTCTATTTTCTCGGTTCCGTGCGCATGCAGTTGAAACAGTATCCACAGGCGATCGCCGCTTTCCAGCAAGCGCTGAAGCTGAATACTTATCATGCCTCGGCGGAGTTCGGCCTTGCACGGGCGTACCAGCAATCCGGAGATCTGGCGCACGCCCGCGAGCACCTGGCGCGCTTCCAGCAGATCACGAAAATAAAACTGGGAACTCCGATGAGCGTGGCCTATGGCGAACAAGGCCCACTGTCGCTGGCAGCCACTTCTTCAGCGACTCCCGAGCCCGTCCCGCCCGCCATCCCGGTCCGCCTCGTTGATGTCAGCGCCCATGCCGGTTTGGGGAGTTCATCTGCCGGCCAGGAAAAACCAAGCCTCGACCGTGCTTCAACTTTTCTGCCGCCGGGAGCGTGTGTTTTTGACTTCGACGGCGACGGCCATCCCGACCTCTTTATTGCCGATGGCGGCCCGCAGGGGGGGATGGCCTTATACCGCAACCTTGGCGATGGGCGCTTTGCGGATGTGACCAAGGCCGCAGGACTTGACCCCAACGCTCACGCAATCGCATGCGCGGCAGGAGATTACGACAACGATGGTTTCACCGATCTTGCCATCGGCTTCAACGGTCGTGTTGCGCTATATCACAACGAAAAAGATGGCAAGTTCCGCGACGTGACTCAATCCAGCGAGGTTCGGGTGAACGGACTGCCGCTGGGCATGACTTTCATTGACTACGATCATGACGGTGACCTTGACCTCTACATCACGCGCGGTGTGGACGTTGCCAATAAGAGCGGCAAAAAGCGCGGCCAGGAAGGGGAACAGAGCAATATTCTTCTTCGTAACAACGGCAACCAGACCTTCACCGATGTCACCGGAGAAACTGGTTTGCAAGGGCCTGGATTCAGCCTCGGCGCAGTGAGCACCGATCTTAATAACGATCGCGCAATAGACCTGGTAGTCACATCGCCGGAGAAGCCGCCGACGATCTTCTTGAATCCGCGTGAGGGAAAGTTTTCAACCCTGGGCTCATGGAGCGGCGCCATGCCGCCCCCTGCGGCGGGGGTCGCGGTTCTCGACTACAACAAAGATGGCTGGATGGATCTCGCGTTTACCCATTGGAGCGCGCCCGGTCTTAGTTTGTGGCGCAATGCCGAGGGCAAGAGCTTTGAGCCGGTGCAGCTGCCCAAGCTGAATTGGGCACGGGGATGGGGTTTGGCCGCACTCGACTTTGATAACGACGGCTGGATTGATCTGGCCGCCGTGGGCGAAACCGACGATGGCCGCGGCGAGGTTCGCCTCTTCCGCAACCTCGGCCCGAATGGATTCAAAGACGTGACCGCCGAGGTCGGCCTGGACAAAATTCAACTGCACGATCCGCGCGCGCTGGTGACCTGGGATTACGACGGCGATGGCGCCACCGATCTACTCATCACCCAAAATCATGGCCCGGTTGTGCTGTTGCGCAACCAGGGCGGCAGCCGTAATAACTGGCTGCGCATCGCGCTCAAAGGTTTAAACGATAACAAGAGCGCCATCGGCGCCAAAGTCGAAGTATTCGCCGGCGCAGTTCACCAGAAATGGGAGGTGCAGGGAAGCTCGGGTTACCTGGGACAAAATTCGCCGGAGATCACCGCTGGACTCAACGGCCAAAGCACCGTGGACGTGCTCCGTCTGCTGTGGCCCACTGGCGTGGTGCAGGATGAAATCCAGTTGGCGGCACGAAAACAGGCGAACATCCTGGAGATAGATCGCCGCGGCAGTTCGTGCCCGACGCTGTTTGCCTGGGATGGCAAACATTTTGATTTCATTTCAGACATGCTGGGCGCGGGCGTCGTCGGGCACTGGGTCGGGCCGGGTGAGCGCAACATTCCACGTCCGACGGAGTACGTAAAAATTGATGGCGATCATATCCGTCTGCGCGACGGCAAGCTCAGCTTCCGGTTCATGGAGCCGATGGAGGAGGTGGTTTATCTCGACCACACGCGCCTGCTAGCGGTGGACCATCCGGCTGACACCGAGGTTTACCCCAACGAATATTTCGCCAGCAATCCTCCGTATCCGGAATTCAAGGTGATCTCAAGCCGGAATGCGCGTCCTCCGGTTGCTGCCCGGGACGACGCCGGCAGCGATGTCCTAGCGCAGTTGCTCTACCGGGACCGCAAATATGTCACCGGGTTCGAGCTGCTGCCATTCGCTGGATTCACGAAGATGCATACGTTGGAGCTGGATTTGGGCGAACCTTATGCAAGCGGTCCGCTGCGACTGCTGCTGCACGGATATGTTGACTACTTCACGGCTACGAGCATGTACGCGGCGAATCAGGCTGGTGTTCACGCCGTCGCTCCTTACATTGAGGCGCTGCGTTCCAATGGGAAATGGACGCGCGTGGTGGACGACATGGGATTCCCCGCCGGCCTGCCGCGCACGATTACTACCGACCTGAGCAAGAAGTTGCCCGCGGGCACGCGGCGCATTTGCATCCGCACGAATCTGCAAATTTACTGGGACCAGGTGCTGATTGATCGCACCGATGATACGCAGCTCTCCGTGCGGCTTACGCCGGTGCCGCTGGCCGACGCTCAGCTCCGCTTCCACGGATATCCCCGCCAAGTCGCGCGCAGCCTGCCCGGGGACATCAATTTTCTTTACGACCAGGTGAGCGCGACCGGCCCGTACGCACGCGAGCAGGGCAACTACACACGTTATGGAGACGTAGTGCCTCTGGTGTCAAAATCAGATGATCGCTTTGTGGTGTTCGGGTCTGGCGAGGAAGTCGCGCTGGATTTCGATCCCAGGTCGCTGCCGCCGCTTTCTCCGGGTTGGAAGAGGGATTATTTCTTTATGGCCGATGGTTATGAGAAAGACATGGATTTTTACGCTGCCGAGGCCAACACCGTTGCGCCGCTGCCATTCCATGACATGGGTGTGTACCCCTATAGCGCGGGGAAAGGTCTCCCGCTCGATGACATGCGTCTGAGAGATCTGCTGGAATACAACACCCGCTACATTTCAGGGAGCGAACCGAGGAGCTATCGCTTCCAATTCTAG
- a CDS encoding APC family permease — translation MATTPSTARTQSAPHLRRVLTLWDLILYGIIVIQPVAPMGIYGVISNKAGGHVVTTILIAMVAMLFTAISYGRMARAYPSAGSAYTYVGKEIHPAAGYVTGWSMVMDYILNPLICVAFCSKAAMNIIPEVPFYAWVVFFAAFFTFLNVWGIETSATINQWMAAGMGIVVLIFFAAVARYVWGIHNYGPRFFTEPFYNPQTFSLHRLFQGTSVAVLTYIGFDGISTLSEEVENPRRNIMLATVLVCVITGIVSGMEVYAAQLVWGSKPFPSEMVESAFAIISRAAGGVILFHIINFTLLIANIGSGMGAQLGAARLLYGMGRGNALPKSFFGKIEPKHRIPRNNVIAVGVFALIGAALLEMFSKQLGGGAYEIGAQALNFGAFIAFMGVNAAAFVRYYLRAPEKKLGNLLPPVLGFLICGYIWLNLSRPAQVVGAVWVLAGVAYGVVKTKGFRGELVNFDIPADE, via the coding sequence ATGGCCACCACACCCTCCACTGCTCGCACTCAATCTGCTCCCCATCTGCGCCGCGTACTCACTCTTTGGGACTTAATCCTCTACGGCATCATCGTGATCCAACCGGTCGCGCCCATGGGGATCTACGGCGTGATCAGCAACAAAGCCGGCGGGCACGTGGTAACCACCATTCTGATCGCCATGGTCGCGATGTTGTTTACTGCGATCAGTTATGGGCGCATGGCCAGAGCGTATCCCAGCGCCGGCTCCGCTTATACCTATGTTGGAAAGGAAATCCATCCCGCCGCCGGTTACGTGACCGGATGGAGCATGGTGATGGATTACATTCTGAATCCGCTGATCTGCGTGGCGTTCTGCAGCAAAGCGGCGATGAATATTATTCCCGAGGTTCCGTTCTACGCGTGGGTGGTGTTCTTCGCGGCATTCTTCACCTTCCTGAACGTTTGGGGCATCGAGACCTCGGCCACCATCAACCAGTGGATGGCCGCAGGTATGGGCATTGTGGTATTGATTTTCTTTGCCGCCGTGGCACGCTACGTGTGGGGCATACACAACTACGGCCCGCGCTTCTTTACCGAGCCGTTCTACAACCCGCAGACGTTCAGCCTGCACAGGCTGTTTCAAGGCACGTCGGTCGCGGTGCTGACTTATATCGGCTTCGACGGAATCTCCACTCTGTCGGAGGAAGTGGAGAACCCGCGCCGCAACATCATGCTGGCTACGGTATTGGTGTGCGTGATCACCGGGATTGTCTCCGGGATGGAGGTCTATGCGGCGCAATTGGTGTGGGGATCGAAGCCATTTCCCAGCGAGATGGTGGAATCGGCATTCGCGATAATCTCGCGCGCGGCGGGCGGCGTGATTCTGTTTCACATCATAAATTTCACCCTCCTGATCGCGAACATCGGCTCCGGCATGGGAGCGCAGCTCGGTGCGGCACGGCTGCTTTATGGAATGGGCCGGGGCAACGCGCTCCCGAAATCATTTTTCGGCAAAATCGAGCCCAAGCACCGCATTCCCCGCAATAACGTAATCGCCGTCGGGGTTTTTGCTTTGATTGGCGCTGCGCTGCTGGAAATGTTCTCCAAGCAGCTGGGCGGAGGCGCCTATGAGATCGGCGCCCAGGCTCTGAACTTCGGAGCCTTCATCGCTTTTATGGGAGTGAATGCCGCGGCCTTCGTTCGCTACTACTTGCGTGCGCCTGAAAAAAAGCTTGGCAACCTGCTGCCGCCTGTCCTCGGCTTTTTGATCTGCGGATACATCTGGCTGAACCTCAGCCGTCCGGCCCAGGTCGTGGGCGCTGTGTGGGTCCTGGCGGGCGTGGCGTACGGGGTGGTTAAGACCAAAGGCTTTCGCGGCGAGCTCGTCAATTTCGATATCCCCGCAGACGAGTAG